The Hemitrygon akajei unplaced genomic scaffold, sHemAka1.3 Scf000061, whole genome shotgun sequence genome contains a region encoding:
- the LOC140721753 gene encoding uncharacterized protein codes for MRRPPDTGGAAENLLLNACGLLTAAAVGVSPIRAGPFTCSECGKGFTQSSTLQRHQRVHTGEQPFTCSECGKRYADSSSLQSHQRVHSGERPFTCSVCCKGFTWSSVLRSHHRVHTGERPFTCSECGKGFTQSSHLRSHQRVHTGEKPFTCPVCGKGFTHTSHLQNHLRVHTGERPFTCSECGKSFTHLSTLRNHQRVHTGEKPFICSVCGKSFTHISTLRNHQQVHTGEKPFICSVCGKGFTELAKLQIHQQVHNGERPFTCSVCGKGFTRLANQQRHQRGPPATGPSVGTPGHGWCSPEPPAKRRRSADRSYYSVQASVKKGLITGLVEIGGRLPWKHNFPQCLEELSRS; via the exons ccattcacctgctcagaatgtggaaagggattcactcagtcatccaccctacagagacaccagcgagttcacactggggagcaaccgttcacctgctcagaatgtgggaagagatacgCTGACTCTTccagcctacagagtcatcagcgagttcacagtggagagaggccgttcacctgctcagtgtgttgtaaaggattcacttggtcatctgtgTTACGGAGTCatcaccgagttcacactggggagaggccattcacctgctcagaatgtgggaagggattcactcagtcatcccacctacggagtcaccagcgagttcacactggggagaagccgttcacctgcccagtctgtgggaagggattcactcacacatcccacctacagaatcacctgcgagttcacactggggagaggccgttcacctgctcagaatgtgggaagagcttCACTCATTTATCCACCCTACggaatcaccagcgagttcacactggggagaagccattcatctgctcagtctgtgggaagagcttcACTCATATATCCACCCTACGGaatcaccagcaagttcacactggggagaagccattcatctgctcagtctgtgggaagggattcactgagttagCTAAGTTACAGattcatcagcaagttcacaatggggagaggccgttcacctgctcagtctgtgggaagggattcactcggttagctaaccaacagagacaccagcga GGACCTCCGGCCACTGGTCCCTCTGTAGGGACCCCCGGCCACGGCTGGTGCAGCCCAGAACCTCCTGCTAAACGCAGGCGCAGTGCCGACCGTAGCTATTATTCTGTTCAGGCGTCCGTGAAGAAGGGTCTGATCACGGGTTTGGTGGAAATCGGGGGCCGGCTGCCGTggaagcacaacttt ccccagtgCCTGGAAGAGCTGTCACGGTCATAG